The genomic stretch CTAAGTGGCCCCCATCCACTGTCTGGGGGACAAGATAATGACTCAGGGAGTGATCTGCAGCAGAAATACAGCCAGCTATTCTGTGGGCTCCCTTCTCTGCACAGTGAGTCCCTGGTTGCCACTTTCATGAGATCTCAAGGCCGccccaagaaagaaaaagtgccCAAGCCCCCCTTGAAGGATCCTTTTCTCTTCAATGAGCTCTCCTTCCCCCAACTGCTCCCTAAAACTTCACCCCAGTCAGCCCCACCCTCTTCCCCACTTTCCCCAAATTGGGTGTCTCCATCTGAACATCAACGAGCTCAGATCAATGTCCCATTTCTGACTCTGGCCGAGTATGAAGCCTTGGAGTGGCACCTGCTACAGAGGCAACTCCAGCTTCAGTGGGGCTGGCCAACTGCCTTCCAGAGGTCTCAGCACACCCAGTGCCTCATGCAGCATGAGCCCTGCGGcaaagctcagcctcctgagaccaTGACAGCTTCCCAGCCAGGGAAGTCCATCTCAGTGCTTACCAGGGAACCACTATTCTTCCCGGAGCATGCCCGGAAGCTGCTGGAATTCCACATCCAGAAACAGTTGATTCACCATCGCTGGGGCCTGCCTCAGAAGATCCAGCAGTCCATCCAGTTGCTCCTTACCTCCACTGACCAGCAGACTGTGTCCTGCAGCAGCACAGCCCTAGCCAATGTGAGCATCCCCCAGACTGTAGCCCTAGAGGCCAACGGGGCTTGCGATGTGCTGTCACCCATTGTGGCCCCAGTGTCCATCCCCATGCCACACTTGTTAACCCAGGCCAAGGCAATATTGCAGAACCACGTCAGCTCCAAATGTAAACAGATCCACCAGGACAAGATCCCTGCCTGTGTACATAGGTCCTGGGACTGCAGAATTTCTGGGGGCCTGGCAGTGGCTCCTTTAACCTGCATTCCAGAAAGCCAGTTCCTGGTACTGCAGACAGCAAGTGACCCAGATCTACATCGCAAAGTTATGCCCTGGATGCCAACGGCCCTTGATCAGCAGCAAAAGGCTTTACCAGGTACTATCACTGAACACCCTAAGCGGCTCCGAGTCTTGTCTACGGAAGCCATTGAGAAACTGGAGACAACTTTACGGCACAAGCATCTGGCCTTCCTGTCGGGGCTGCCTGCTCTGTATTGTGTGGCGCTCCCCAGGGCCCTGGCCCCGGCAGTCACTAGCCAATCTGTCACCACCGAGATGGTGCCTAGGCCTGTGGAGACGCTGCCTGTAGAAAGCCAGACACATCCTGTTAGCCCCCACTCACTCCAGACACACACCTTGACCAAACTAAACTTCCACCTGAGAAAAAAGGTCCTAGAGATACAATGGGGAATTCCCATTAGGGCAAGGAAGTCCAGGGAACAAACTGCTGCAGCACCAGAGAACATATCCACACAGAAGTCTCTCGAAAGTCTAAACCACCAAGAGGAGACATTGCTCCAGGAACTGCCCATCCCACCAGACACCCTTCCTGCCCCTAATCCAGAAGGGGTTCACCTTAAAGAAGAGCTGGCCAGTGACTTGAAGGCAGTGCAGCAGAACCAAAAGCAATCTAGTTCCAAAGCTGTACCCCAGGGTTCTGCCCACTCTGTCTCCAAGATCTCACAACGCAGTGGGGACATGACAGAGGCCCACATGCTTTGTGTTCGGGTGGACGCCAATGTGAACAACCCCAGCCTCGAGGAACCCTGGGGCCCTGAGCCCCAAAGCCCTGGCAAGAGCAAGGACCCAGCCCATGTCCCCATgccagcaggaaagagagaggaccCAGAGGAAACCAAAGCAGCCAGAGACCACAGAGAAGGGGATGCGGGGTTTGGGCGCTCCTCAACCAGAGAAGAGAGACGCCCTGCTGAAGACCAGAGGTCAGCAGGGATGCTTCCAAACAAGACACCCCGACGGTCCTGGCGATGGAGCCGTAGCTTTCATCTTGCTGATCCCTGTCAACACAGCCCCCAGCATCACCCTCAGCTTAAGCTCCCACAGCTACCTCCACGAGTCCCTGGGGAGAAAGAATCTGACAGTGACCTGCAAGACAGTCAAACCAAGCTAACTGTCATCCTTGAACCAGCAACAATTCCTAAGAATGCCCAGACTGTGGTGCCCCAGGCTTCACAGGGTCAGCCTTTCCTGAGCCAACCAACTCAGGGTAAGCCTTTGCAGGGCCAAACTTTGCAAGGCCAGGTTTTGCATGGGCCAGTGATGCCAGCCCATACTCAAAAGAAGCCCAGCCTTCCAGAGTCTAGCTTGGGAAATACAATTAAATGTTTTCTGCAGTGTATTATCCCCAGGACAAAAGGGAAAGGGCATGAGGACTCCCTGTTCTCAGCTGCTGCGAAGGTggccaaaaccagaaaagaaaatgttgcaaaGGGCCTGGCTCCAGCCAAGAGCCCTGTGGGGAGAAGTAAGACAGAGAAGCCGACACGGTGCTCCAAGGCCCAATCTCGTCCTGCTCAGAAGCTGGTGGGCCCGGCCTTCTTGGATGGTCCCCAGTCCCTAGACAATAAGCTCCGGCTACACTCCCGACAAGCTGGCTCTGCCTCAGCCCTGGGCTACCCCTGCCACTGCCCTCGTCACTGTCCTCGAGAGGCTTGTTCCACCAAACCAGGGCACCCAACCTAGTTCCTGACCCTCACCTCAGACAGAAACTAAATTAGTCTGCTCAAAGAGAACACGCAGACTTTGGATTCAACTAATATAAGGTCTTACTATGCATTAGCTACTCTCCTAGGCCCTGGAGTTACGGGACAGTGGAACATATTCTGGTGGGATGGATGGTAAATGTTCAGAAATCAAGCATGACCTTTAACTTCAGTGCACTCTAGATTAGGGCTTTTCTTCTTTGATGTGGAATGGTGACCCATCTGAAAGGTAAGTCAAAGCTCATTCCCTAGAGAGGAAGGACTTTTTAGCCTCCCACACACCTTCCCTTAACACAATACAGCAGAGACAAGGAGCAGACAGACAATGTATTGCTGAGAAATATAGAGTGTATTTCTAGTGGCACCTGCCCCACCTGCACATTTATGGAAATGACAATACTGGTCCAAATGACAATACTGGTCCATAAATGTGCAGGTGGGGCAGGTGCCACTAGAAATACAGGTGGCTCCCCACCTGCTGCAGCCCTCCAGATGACCAGTATTGTCATTTCCATAAATGTGCAGGTGGGGCAGGTGCCACTGGAAATACACTCTATATTTCTCAGCAATACATTGTCTGCTCCTTGTCTCTGATGTATTGTGTTAAGGGAAGGTGTGAGGGAGGCTAAAAAGTCCTTCCTCTCTAGGGAGGGAGCTTTGACTTACCTTTCAGATGGGTCATCATTCCACATCAAAGAAGAAAGGCCCTTATCTAGAGTGCACTGAAGTTAAAGGTCATGCTTGATTTCTGAACATTTACCATCCATCCCACCAGAATATTTTCCACTGTCCCGTAACTCCAGGGCCTAGGAGAGTAGCTAATGCATAGTAAGACCTTATATTAGTTGAATCCAAAGTCAGGGCTGTGGAGACAGACAAAGCATTGATCATTGTAATGGGGCTATGAGGTGTGTGGTAGTGCCACAGGAGGAAGTAATCAGTTGGTGAGGAGCTGTAATAAAATTACTGTCAaagtaataaaatgttattactctcaaaataaaaaaaattactttgaaagCATCTTGTCTTCAACAATTAAATATTTGAGTGTTTATTATGTGCCAAGAACTATGCAAAACACATAAATGAACATGACACAGGCCTTGACCCAGTGGAGCTCATGATCCCATGGGGTCGACAGTCTATTACTCCCAAACTGTCCAGTCAGATTACAGACTTGGAAGTCCAATATTCATCTCAaaccatacaaaaataaatgaactagttTTCTACCCTTCACCACCACTCAATCACACATACCAAACCCACTCTATTCATGACATTTCTCACTTCAGTGAATGGCAGCTCCATCTTTCCAGTTATTTAGGACAAAAACAATGGTGTTATCCTTGATTTGTTTCCTAACCCACAGTAAGTCCTGTTATCTCTACCTTCAAGCATGCATCGAGAAAATCCCCACTTCTCACCCTCTCTACTGCTACCATCACTCCAGTAGCATCATAACTAATCTCCCCATTTCATCCTGAGACCATTCAACCAACAGTTTATCTTCAACACAGAAGCCTGATGGTCCTCAGGGAGGGTCCTGGCTTCAGataatacagagagagagagatagagaaaaccATGCAACTGGATAACACATCAAACAACTAAGTGTAAATGGAGACATCTAAGGAGTGGGCCCTGAGACTCTTCTATGTTAAGAAACTGGAAAGTAAAGGAGGGACTAGTAAACAGAGGAAACTGACAAGCAGTAGCCAGTGAGATGGAAGGAAAACAAGATGAGTGTGGAATACTAGAAGCCAAACAAGAAAGTTTTTCAAGGAGAGATCAACCACATGAAAAGTTGCCAGTCAGCCAACTAAGATGAGGAGTGTTAGATTTAGCCACAGAGAGATCATTCATGACCTTAAGAGTTGCAGCCTCAGGTGAATGATGGAGATGAAGGCGTGACTGGAGTGGATTCAAGAGAGAGTggacagctgggcacagtggctcacacctgtaatcctggcactttgggaggctgaagcaggtggatcacctgaggtcaggagttcgagaccagcctggccaacatggtgaaactctgtctctagtaaaaatacaaaaattatctgggtgtggtggtgcacacctgtaatcccagctactcacgaggctgaggagaatcacttgaacccaggaggcggaggttgcagtgagcccagattgtgccattgcattccagcctgggcgacaagagcaaaactctgagagagagagagagagagagagaatggaaagaCAGCAATTACTGTTAGAAAGGGTAATATAAACTCCTCAAGGAGGTCTGTTCAAATAAAGATACAGAAATATGAGGCATTAGAACACAAAATGGCTTTCAAAAAAGACTGGAGACATAGCATGGTGGATGTTAATGGAAAAAATCCAGTTGAGATGGATAAATTAACGACGCAGGAGCTCAAGGGGAGAACTGCCGGAACAATGTTGTGGTGCGGAAATGAAGGAATGGGAGCAAGTCCCCAAGTTGACAGGCTGGCTTTGGCTAAAAATACAGAACTTCACTGGTGGTAGAGAGAAGGTAGAGTTAATGAGGGAGGACTTCATGGATTTGAAGAAAGGATTCCTCCACATATAAGGGAGTGTGGGCAAAGACCCAGAGGGATGAGCGAGGACCTGGGAAGGGACCATGTCTGTGAGAAGAGGGAACCGTATGGAGAACCAAAGCTGGAAAGCTGGAGGTGGAGAAAGATTCTGGAAGTTACCATGGAAAGTTTCTGTTAGGTCTCAAGCAGTTGGTTGTGAGTACATAGGTGGGTGAAAAGGTGATCAAAGCTGCTGCTGATATCTGTGCAGCAGGTGCTCTTGGAAGACTGTACCAGCAGAAGAGATCACAGAGAAAGCTCTAAATGCATGCAGCCTGCGTAAGAGCATGAGGGTGGAGATGGAGAAACAGGGCAGAGATGGCATCCTAGTGCTCAGTGAGGTGAGGGACCAGGGAGGTTATATGGGTGGGACGAGAGGATTGGGAAGCAGGAAGACAAAGAAGCTGCCCTGAGAAGATGGAAGGGACATCAATTTTGGACAGCTATTATCCCTTAGGAGGTGGCACCTCTGCATTCCCCTTCTGACCTACCACAGAGGAGCCAAGAGCTGGAAAAAGGGCAGGAAGTGCTGTGACTTCTTTATGACATGTCTGGAGGGACAGTGGGATGCCCCTGGTTCCTAAGGAAACCCAGGATCACTCGCCATCCCATCatcaggaggaggaggtggcaggaCTTGTTTCCTCTGATAGGACCCCAGCATTTAGCACAAAGTGTCCATTGCTTGGATACAGAAGAGCTAGGATGGGAAGAAGCATGGATGTGTCCCTGCTCTGAATGCTGATTCTGTGCCTAAGGGATGGGGGCCCAGCCCATACATGGTCCCCAGGGCAGAGAGGCACAAGGCCCAAACCTGCTGAACCAATATTCAACAGATGTTTTCCTAAAGCATCCCCAAAGATCAAAGGAGATCTTGTGACAGGCACATCCTCCCTGCCTGGTGGGAGCGGGGCAGGCAGCCACACAGCCAGAATAGAGGGAGGCCCAGAATGAAGGGAATTGACTCAGGAGGGTCACAGCAGCGTCAGGTAGGGAGCCAGGGGTTAGCGTGCATACATCCTGGTTTAGGGTGGAGCAGGTCTCTCCCATGGTTCCCTACAGGCTCCCACCTGCCTGAGGCCAGCATGGGCTCATGCCACTAACTAAAGTCCCATGAGATACAACTGGGGGCAAAGATGAGCTGGAACTGATACCTTCAGGATTCTGAGTTCTCAGCAAAGTCGAGAGCTAAGCAAAGTCAGGGTCAGACCCTATGATTCATGCAGGATGCTGATGGCGGATGAAGCTTTGCTCATCCCATCCCATAACCCCAGCACAACCCCACCTTCTATCTTCCCCAGAGTGAAGAGAGGCAAGAAGAAAAATTCACATGTAGAGTACAAACTCAAGAATTTACTacttcggccaggcgcggtggttcacgcctgtaatcccaacactttgggaggccgaggcgggtggatcacttgaggtcagaagttcaagaccaatctggtcAAGGTAGTGAAacccctgcctctattaaaaatacaaaaattagccaggcatggtagtgtgtgcctgtaatcccagctactcaggaggctgaaggaggaaaatcacttgaatccaggaggcagaagttgcagtgacccaagatcaagatcgtgccactgcactccagcctgggcgacagaggcagactccatctcaaaaaagaaaaaaagaaaatttactacTTCAGGTTTGAGGGTAGATGCTAGGAATATATCAGTGCTTGCTTGGGGTCTTTAGTGAATGGTGAATGGCCCCGACCTTCCAGAGCTCTTCTCTTGGGCTTTCCAGAAGGGCACTTCAGAATTGGCTGGAGGGAATTTCAGGAAACTGACCACCAGCAGTGGGAGAAGGGTGGCTTCTCCACAACATCACTTGTGTTCAACGCTGAGTTGTTGAGGGCAGGGACCGTGGCTGCTTCACTTCTGTacctgctcactgcagcccaggcggggtgggggggggggcaaGGAACACAGGATAAACACAGGAATAGACTCCATGGAGACACTGCTTCCTGCACCATGTGGGAGGTGGCTGGGCCTCTGCTGCTTAACCAGCTAACCAGGGCTGAATACTCTACCTGGCTTCTGGAGCCCATGGTCTAGGCCAGGCCTGCCATAGATGGAAGGGCCAGAATAGCCCctgtgtcctctgcagggacagaagagaaggaaggaattcCTTGAGTTCAGGTGGGAATATGAGAGGTAAGCACAATCCAGGCATGTAAAGTGCTTGGGGACACAAAGGACCAGATGCCTCACAGGGCTGACCAGTCTTGCAGAGGTCTGTGCATTCTCAGGCCCGGAGACAGTGAGGCCAGGACCCTGAGAGAgcatggggagggagaggggggccTTAGAAGGGGCCAGTGAGATCCAGTTTCCAGAAGGAGGGGTGGGTGCTGCCAACTGCCTCCCTTTCCTGCCTTGTCCCTCTCCTCCACTATAAACACTCAGCTAGTGGCTAGGCAAGTAGCATATTAGGGGATTTCCTGAATGTGTCACTTCCAAGGTCAGGCCTACTACAAAGGCCACAGGGGCAGGTCCCTGGGCAGGCGGACTGACCCATAGGAATCCAGACGGCGGGAAGGGAAGCCCTCCTTGCGGTAAATAGTGCCAGCAGCTGGGGTATGTCAGGGTAGGTGGAAGATACAGTAAGGGGCCAGGGAAAAATCACATACACACAGtcaaagacacatggacacagacatCCCACCACACAGGTACATACAGAAAAAGACACAAGTCAACTGTGCCACTCAGAAACTAGTTCAGAGTAAGGACAAACACGTCAAGGAAGACAAACTCACATGGACCCATGAACACCCTGCATCAGACATGCCGGAGCAGACACgggcacaaacacacatgcagacacaaagACAGGCTTGCACACAGAACCCATCTCACAGACCCACAGACACAAATGCAGTCCAAATCCAGCCTGCAAAGCCCCTCTCCTCCATAAATCCTCTAGGCCACCTCAGACCAGGCTCATCTCTCCCTTAAATTCTGGTTTGTCATTTCTGTCCCATTGCTTGTCCTTTAATAGGATAGCTTTGGATTCACGTGCATACCCCTGGTCTCAACAATGTGGCTGTGTGCTCTTAAAGAATGTCAGGGTCAGGAAGAGAGTCCACTGCCCTCTTCAGCAGCCTCATCCTTCACCTACACACGCATCTCCTCAAGTGCCCCCAATTTACTGCTGGCTCCATCCTTGAAGGGTCCTGACTCTCAGACTCTTTGACATAGCAGACACAAGGGAAGAACAAGCCATGTAGACACACTGAGTCCACATTATCCTCAGGAAACCATGAAGAACCAGGTCCTGGTTGCCCAGTTAGAAAACCCTTACACAAGTCATGATCTCATATGTAGCTCTAGCCTAAACTTCATGTTAACCACAATCCCACCCCCATCAACCACACCTCTAAACCCAACTCCAACCCCATTCCCAAAGAAAACTCTAAAccataatttttcaaataagacTCTGGGAAC from Symphalangus syndactylus isolate Jambi chromosome 16, NHGRI_mSymSyn1-v2.1_pri, whole genome shotgun sequence encodes the following:
- the LOC129464793 gene encoding protein SPATA31F1-like gives rise to the protein MLSPTFVLWDVGYPLYTYGSIFIIILIIWQVKRSHHELSSEPKRSCCWRHQKVRPRARDAASTARRRSQKEAEKPKKLLSIIKSQGWLPPEGSVRRILCADPCCQICNSVALEIQQLLAGENNQISLTSSGPLQDSSRLETLSMSSMSLDQSLESHSWHTRELSLASVTPTLSRLTDQKSLTQSAAQSTYTDGIQDHWADHLHRGPEFQVPDVLTGQNIMASSRLEEPRALLNQDEMMQSNPSSVQGNQGQHHLNSQVSLLSLNPETLNLMHPMASHMVLPAHLPFHCPEVMRLLEVHVKKWMHFQRWGLPRRVKESLRQLMPNPPLYYQPGNDQPVSFKLNNTSQVSLHRFETISFQTWCSCVAGQPIQTFWVSEWSIMNPEQRHHCQQSPNPMALALCSPALKALSGPHPLSGGQDNDSGSDLQQKYSQLFCGLPSLHSESLVATFMRSQGRPKKEKVPKPPLKDPFLFNELSFPQLLPKTSPQSAPPSSPLSPNWVSPSEHQRAQINVPFLTLAEYEALEWHLLQRQLQLQWGWPTAFQRSQHTQCLMQHEPCGKAQPPETMTASQPGKSISVLTREPLFFPEHARKLLEFHIQKQLIHHRWGLPQKIQQSIQLLLTSTDQQTVSCSSTALANVSIPQTVALEANGACDVLSPIVAPVSIPMPHLLTQAKAILQNHVSSKCKQIHQDKIPACVHRSWDCRISGGLAVAPLTCIPESQFLVLQTASDPDLHRKVMPWMPTALDQQQKALPGTITEHPKRLRVLSTEAIEKLETTLRHKHLAFLSGLPALYCVALPRALAPAVTSQSVTTEMVPRPVETLPVESQTHPVSPHSLQTHTLTKLNFHLRKKVLEIQWGIPIRARKSREQTAAAPENISTQKSLESLNHQEETLLQELPIPPDTLPAPNPEGVHLKEELASDLKAVQQNQKQSSSKAVPQGSAHSVSKISQRSGDMTEAHMLCVRVDANVNNPSLEEPWGPEPQSPGKSKDPAHVPMPAGKREDPEETKAARDHREGDAGFGRSSTREERRPAEDQRSAGMLPNKTPRRSWRWSRSFHLADPCQHSPQHHPQLKLPQLPPRVPGEKESDSDLQDSQTKLTVILEPATIPKNAQTVVPQASQGQPFLSQPTQGKPLQGQTLQGQVLHGPVMPAHTQKKPSLPESSLGNTIKCFLQCIIPRTKGKGHEDSLFSAAAKVAKTRKENVAKGLAPAKSPVGRSKTEKPTRCSKAQSRPAQKLVGPAFLDGPQSLDNKLRLHSRQAGSASALGYPCHCPRHCPREACSTKPGHPT